A genome region from Musa acuminata AAA Group cultivar baxijiao chromosome BXJ3-5, Cavendish_Baxijiao_AAA, whole genome shotgun sequence includes the following:
- the LOC135583576 gene encoding protein TIME FOR COFFEE-like isoform X2, protein MERNREARRGTIPAAAANGVSVGVGGGGLSRRRQRNNSGFRDSPEKDGRMEMPETSRLRDRGVKKDRDRDRSGRSKRRRGDRLLHGSNRDRDDAEESSEESIDQDEDDEDEDLSVPVRLPPSSPPLLNPLAASSPQQNNHHHQHQQQSRKTFPPKVVKWKADEMIGFTVPRKARSATKRTHEMAPVLGAGGGGGGGEQITQQTSISPSRLSPASTSQLSPSSSNGSLRKKMKPISGAKHRPPKISKSASLSQDEIEIEVAEVLYGMTRQFESLPEQDSHKLEARDVDGGSGNETKSRVSSPSSMSPSPAALPSSNLHSIPTPLPTIAPKRKRPRPVKFDEEGPTSPVPSIAKVDSDNQIKTEASSPRLEKNVAFNSLKNGGGSIDVLASQDGLSVVQQQESAKKEKNKIQDLHPLTTVSNIGDKMENKQELVAPVKGSARTDLDATKISLDNLKEKLKIDLMAPPPGKLSPERDDFEPEQKPQGTNVEMGSKVNKDKAEAKPAESTLMRDERQIEKSAQKDIDLKKQVVITQNLDLQVDLGKPKKDDSGFDKVQIHRQQVKDSKVEPKQEKSASASSLHMPLTVGTWPGVFPPFGYMGQVPSVQAVVATDRNADPSGSLQPPAFLQMHPRPKRCARHCYVAQMISNHQKFARMNCFWTAAAGATPLYGAKPYNPNMVPPSDAAIPINPMQGSFPGANMGALQDTKGTPELTSYMGNITQEKMQIMDTAQRKPLILQQMPQSGSANNTPHGPAFVFPVNQQQATAASSRPGTAKASVGSGAEVRASGALNSAVGSCGGGGSVNPVNMSFASLPPNEAQYLAFLQNNVYPFPIPAHITGAPSFRGTSNPQAMPFFYPPHMLHPSQIRPQQQQQPAGPLPHVQQSHQSPITLSGPSLQKHLQQLHHIGGGGSGAAGASSNGFPAINQQQGLLSQHARPKECNKDMEDNLPTANAARKMCNNGVHRDKQPINHQAQQKQNMMVELTPPQAFTIPFASFGGSGTAIPGLDFSSVAQNHAITYSLPEMSKHGYHQIGTAAVAAAAQATEQKVHQMSEDGKSVARELMNTNVSGEEGRKIMTVSKGPQHSLSFAKGDGESSISSVLNNSIIDISSRSVNPIQSPANGSRSADRSAGTATTTTLVPNSQPQQQHLIHLQQQPLQMQHHPVSSRSKPSASSNNTNIHPESLPGGSTIAKFPHALTGFSQALGQGGSPIQWPQGKTSAGRGVDPSAVTPTQVMMNNVLQLQGRTTQQPFPAQSHQTQISFGMNSNKVVPPGGQHLSGACGSPSPSSATIAVGSPSSSVSKSAGGSPSASASIKPSPQTSAVLLHQQSSVKQSASSSSSKSITMGNPNVLPILGHPQKVPPPAPSSNSKLQQQPQQPKQQAFSEGQLFFSNSHMQQVQCAQSGGSAPIAAQYYQKRQSESQTRQSQQQQQQSSTSSSTGMLSLCAPSALTLAGVSATSDPAKAMAAANSMKGLPPPSFLNATQLAAAAQSASGSPRHPMSAAFTYMSMPPFSMKPSTDHKPGSDNLQACWQPEKR, encoded by the exons ATGGAGAGAAATCGTGAAGCTCGGAGAGGGACCATTCCGGCGGCGGCGGCCAACGGCGTCAGCGTCGGCGTCGGCGGAGGAGGGTTGTCGAGGAGGAGGCAGAGGAACAACAGCGGCTTCAGAGACTCTCCTG AGAAGGATGGAAGGATGGAGATGCCGGAGACGTCAAGGCTGCGGGATCGAGGGGTGAAGAAAGACCGGGATCGGGACAGATCTGGCCGGAGCAAGAGGAGGAGAGGGGACAGGTTGCTCCACGGGAGCAACAGAGATAGAGATGACGCCGAGGAAAGCTCCGAGGAGAGCATCGACCAAGATGAGGACGATGAAGACGAGGACCTGTCCGTCCCCGTCCGGCTACCACCGTCCTCGCCCCCTCTTCTAAATCCTTTGGCGGCTTCGTCGCCACAGCAGAACAACCATCACCACCAACACCAGCAGCAGTCGCGGAAGACGTTTCCGCCTAAAGTCGTGAAGTGGAAGGCAGATGAGATGATCGGTTTCACCGTACCGAGAAAAGCTCGTTCAG CTACAAAAAGGACACATGAAATGGCTCCAGTTTTAGGAGCTGGAggtggcggcggaggcggagAGCAGATCACCCAGCAAACATCCATTTCTCCGTCGAGGCTGAGCCCCGCTTCCACCTCCCAACTCTCACCGTCTTCTTCCAATGGCTCCCTTCGGAAAAAGATG AAGCCGATCAGCGGAGCCAAGCACCGGCCGCCAAAGATATCCAAATCGGCATCTTTGAGCCAAGATGAGATCGAGATCGAGGTCGCCGAGGTTCTGTACGGGATGACGAGGCAATTCGAGTCTCTTCCGGAGCAGGACAGCCACAAGCTGGAGGCACGGGATGTGGATGGCGGGTCGGGCAATGAAACTAAATCGAGAGTGTCATCACCAAGCTCAATGTCGCCatctccggcagcacttccgtcaTCCAATTTACATTCTATTCCTACTCCGTTGCCTACTATTG CTCCGAAGAGAAAAAGGCCGAGACCTGTGAAGTTTGACGAAGAAGGCCCCACAAGTCCAGTGCCTTCCATTGCCAAAGTGGATTCAGATAACCAGATTAAAACAGAGGCTTCATCGCCAAGATTGGAGAAGAATGTTGCATTTAATTCCCTAAAAAATGGCGGTGGGTCCATTGATGTTTTGGCCTCTCAGGATGGGTTATCCGTTGTACAACAGCAGGAGTCAGCAAAGAAGGAGAAGAATAAGATTCAGGATTTGCATCCATTGACAACAGTCTCAAACATTGGGGACAAAATGGAAAACAAGCAAGAGCTCGTTGCACCTGTCAAAGGATCTGCTCGGACTGACTTGGATGCTACAAAGAT ATCCTTGGATAACCTGAAGGAGAAGTTGAAGATTGATCTGATG GCACCTCCTCCAGGAAAGCTGTCTCCAGAGAGGGATGACTTTGAGCCAGAACAAAAGCCACAGGGCACAAACGTTGAAATG GGATCAAAAGTGAACAAGGATAAGGCAGAGGCAAAGCCTGCAGAGAGTACATTGATGAGAGATGAACGACAGATTGAGAAGTCTGCTCAGAAAGATATTGATCTGAAGAAGCAAGTAGTAATCACACAGAATCTTGACCTTCAAGTTGATTTGGGAAAGCCGAAGAAAGATGATAGTGGCTTTGACAAAGTGCAAATCCACAGGCAGCAAGTGAAAGATTCTAAAGTAGAGCCTAAACAAGAGAAGTCTG CATCGGCATCCTCGCTCCATATGCCATTGACTGTTGGAACTTGGCCAGGGGTTTTTCCTCCCTTTGG GTACATGGGTCAAGTTCCATCTGTGCAAGCTGTTGTTGCTACTGATAGAAATGCAGATCCTTCGGGTTCCTTGCAG CCACCAGCCTTTCTTCAAATGCATCCCCGACCAAAGCGCTGTGCTAGGCATTGCTATGTCGCACAGATGATATCCAACCACCAGAAGTTTGCACGGATGAATTGTTTCTGGACTGCTGCAGCTGGAGCTACACCTTTGTACGGGGCCAAGCCATATAATCCTAATATGGTTCCACCTTCAGATGCTGCTATCCCTATAAATCCCATGCAGGGAAGCTTTCCAGGGGCTAACATGGGTGCATTGCAAGATACCAAGGGGACACCAGAGTTAACATCATATATGGGTAATATCACACAGGAGAAAATGCAAATCATGGATACTGCCCAGAGAAAGCCACTAATTCTCCAGCAGATGCCTCAGTCTGGATCAGCAAACAACACTCCG CATGGGCCTGCATTCGTTTTCCCTGTCAACCAGCAGCAGGCCACAGCTGCTTCCAGTAGGCCTGGGACAGCAAAAGCTTCTGTGGGCTCTGGTGCTGAGGTGCGGGCATCTGGTGCCTTGAATTCTGCTGTGGGGAGCTGCGGGGGTGGTGGGTCGGTGAATCCAGTGAACATGAGCTTTGCTAGTTTGCCTCCTAATGAAGCTCAGTACCTGGCTTTTCTTCAGAACAATGTGTATCCTTTTCCTATTCCTGCCCATATTACAGGGGCTCCATCATTTCGAGGAACAAGTAATCCTCAAGCAATGCCCTTCTTCTACCCTCCTCACATGCTTCACCCATCACAAATAcgaccgcagcagcagcagcaaccagCAGGGCCACTACCTCATGTTCAACAGAGTCACCAGAGTCCAATCACTTTGAGCGGGCCTTCCTTGCAGAAACATCTGCAGCAATTACACCACATTGGGGGAGGTGGTTCTGGTGCTGCTGGTGCAAGTTCTAATGGTTTTCCAGCCATTAATCAGCAACAGGGCCTCCTGTCTCAGCATGCTCGTCCCAAGGAGTGCAATAAGGACATGGAAGATAACCTTCCCACTGCTAATG CTGCTAGAAAAATGTGCAATAATGGGGTTCATCGTGATAAGCAGCCAATTAATCATCAGGCACAACAAAAGCAGAACATGATGGTAGAGCTTACACCACCTCAAGCTTTTACAATACCCTTTGCATCCTTTGGTGGGTCTGGAACTGCAATACCAGGTCTCGACTTCTCTTCCGTGGCACAAAATCATGCCATTACATATAGCCTCCCAGAAATGTCTAAACATGGCTACCACCAGATTGGCACAGCTGCAGTTGCTGCAGCTGCTCAAGCGACAGAACAGAAGGTCCACCAAATGTCAGAAGATGGGAAATCTGTTGCCAGGGAGTTGATGAACACAAATGTGAGTGGTGAAGAAGGTAGAAAGATTATGACTGTAAGCAAAGGTCCACAGCATTCTCTTTCATTTGCAAAAGGAGATGGTGAATCTTCCATCTCATCTGTTCTCAATAACAGCATCATTGATATCTCTTCCCGGTCAGTAAACCCCATTCAATCTCCTGCAAATGGCAGTAGATCTGCTGACCGTTCTGCTGGCACGGCTACAACTACAACTCTTGTTCCCAACTCCCAACCACAGCAACAACATCTAATTCATCTTCAGCAGCAACCGCTGCAGATGCAGCACCATCCTGTATCATCTCGTTCAAAGCCCTCAGCCTCAAGCAACAATACTAATATCCATCCTGAGAGTCTGCCGGGAGGTTCTACCATTGCTAAGTTCCCTCATGCTCTAACTGGCTTTTCTCAGGCTCTTGGACAAGGTGGCAGCCCGATCCAGTGGCCTCAGGGCAAGACATCTGCTGGAAGAGGTGTGGATCCTTCTGCAGTCACACCTACTCAGGTGATGATGAACAATGTTCTCCAACTGCAAGGCAGAACGACCCAACAGCCGTTTCCCGCCCAAAGCCACCAAACCCAGATTTCATTTGGCATGAATTCAAATAAAGTGGTACCTCCAGGGGGTCAACATCTCTCTGGAGCTTGTGGAAGTCCATCTCCATCATCTGCCACTATTGCTGTTGGATCGCCCTCAAGTTCAGTCTCCAAGAGTGCTGGTGGGAGTCCAAGTGCATCTGCAAGCATAAAACCCAGTCCTCAAACCTCTGCAGTTTTGCTTCATCAACAATCAAGTGTAAAGCAATCGGCATCAAGCTCTAGCTCAAAATCAATAACTATGGGTAACCCAAATGTGCTACCCATTCTTGGACACCCCCAGAAAGTTCCTCCGCCTGCCCCCAGCTCTAACAGTAAGCTGCAGCAGCAGCCTCAGCAACCAAAGCAGCAAGCTTTCTCCGAGGGCCAGCTGTTCTTCTCTAATTCGCACATGCAACAGGTCCAATGTGCTCAATCCGGTGGTTCTGCTCCCATTGCTGCTCAATACTATCAAAAGCGCCAGTCTGAATCACAAACACGACAGtctcaacagcagcagcaacaaagcTCAACATCATCTTCCACTGGGATGCTTTCCCTTTGTGCCCCCTCCGCACTTACACTGGCTGGTGTTTCCGCCACATCTGATCCTGCAAAGGCCATGGCTGCGGCCAACAGCATGAAGGGTCTGCCTCCACCTAGCTTTCTTAATGCGACTCAGCTGGCTGCGGCTGCTCAGTCTGCCTCTGGCTCTCCTCGCCATCCAATGTCTGCTGCATTCACTTATATGTCTATGCCACCATTTTCCATGAAGCCATCGACTGATCACAAACCTG GAAGTGACAATTTACAAGCCTGTTGGCAGCCTGAGAAGAGGTAA
- the LOC135583576 gene encoding protein TIME FOR COFFEE-like isoform X1, translating into MERNREARRGTIPAAAANGVSVGVGGGGLSRRRQRNNSGFRDSPEKDGRMEMPETSRLRDRGVKKDRDRDRSGRSKRRRGDRLLHGSNRDRDDAEESSEESIDQDEDDEDEDLSVPVRLPPSSPPLLNPLAASSPQQNNHHHQHQQQSRKTFPPKVVKWKADEMIGFTVPRKARSAATKRTHEMAPVLGAGGGGGGGEQITQQTSISPSRLSPASTSQLSPSSSNGSLRKKMKPISGAKHRPPKISKSASLSQDEIEIEVAEVLYGMTRQFESLPEQDSHKLEARDVDGGSGNETKSRVSSPSSMSPSPAALPSSNLHSIPTPLPTIAPKRKRPRPVKFDEEGPTSPVPSIAKVDSDNQIKTEASSPRLEKNVAFNSLKNGGGSIDVLASQDGLSVVQQQESAKKEKNKIQDLHPLTTVSNIGDKMENKQELVAPVKGSARTDLDATKISLDNLKEKLKIDLMAPPPGKLSPERDDFEPEQKPQGTNVEMGSKVNKDKAEAKPAESTLMRDERQIEKSAQKDIDLKKQVVITQNLDLQVDLGKPKKDDSGFDKVQIHRQQVKDSKVEPKQEKSASASSLHMPLTVGTWPGVFPPFGYMGQVPSVQAVVATDRNADPSGSLQPPAFLQMHPRPKRCARHCYVAQMISNHQKFARMNCFWTAAAGATPLYGAKPYNPNMVPPSDAAIPINPMQGSFPGANMGALQDTKGTPELTSYMGNITQEKMQIMDTAQRKPLILQQMPQSGSANNTPHGPAFVFPVNQQQATAASSRPGTAKASVGSGAEVRASGALNSAVGSCGGGGSVNPVNMSFASLPPNEAQYLAFLQNNVYPFPIPAHITGAPSFRGTSNPQAMPFFYPPHMLHPSQIRPQQQQQPAGPLPHVQQSHQSPITLSGPSLQKHLQQLHHIGGGGSGAAGASSNGFPAINQQQGLLSQHARPKECNKDMEDNLPTANAARKMCNNGVHRDKQPINHQAQQKQNMMVELTPPQAFTIPFASFGGSGTAIPGLDFSSVAQNHAITYSLPEMSKHGYHQIGTAAVAAAAQATEQKVHQMSEDGKSVARELMNTNVSGEEGRKIMTVSKGPQHSLSFAKGDGESSISSVLNNSIIDISSRSVNPIQSPANGSRSADRSAGTATTTTLVPNSQPQQQHLIHLQQQPLQMQHHPVSSRSKPSASSNNTNIHPESLPGGSTIAKFPHALTGFSQALGQGGSPIQWPQGKTSAGRGVDPSAVTPTQVMMNNVLQLQGRTTQQPFPAQSHQTQISFGMNSNKVVPPGGQHLSGACGSPSPSSATIAVGSPSSSVSKSAGGSPSASASIKPSPQTSAVLLHQQSSVKQSASSSSSKSITMGNPNVLPILGHPQKVPPPAPSSNSKLQQQPQQPKQQAFSEGQLFFSNSHMQQVQCAQSGGSAPIAAQYYQKRQSESQTRQSQQQQQQSSTSSSTGMLSLCAPSALTLAGVSATSDPAKAMAAANSMKGLPPPSFLNATQLAAAAQSASGSPRHPMSAAFTYMSMPPFSMKPSTDHKPGSDNLQACWQPEKR; encoded by the exons ATGGAGAGAAATCGTGAAGCTCGGAGAGGGACCATTCCGGCGGCGGCGGCCAACGGCGTCAGCGTCGGCGTCGGCGGAGGAGGGTTGTCGAGGAGGAGGCAGAGGAACAACAGCGGCTTCAGAGACTCTCCTG AGAAGGATGGAAGGATGGAGATGCCGGAGACGTCAAGGCTGCGGGATCGAGGGGTGAAGAAAGACCGGGATCGGGACAGATCTGGCCGGAGCAAGAGGAGGAGAGGGGACAGGTTGCTCCACGGGAGCAACAGAGATAGAGATGACGCCGAGGAAAGCTCCGAGGAGAGCATCGACCAAGATGAGGACGATGAAGACGAGGACCTGTCCGTCCCCGTCCGGCTACCACCGTCCTCGCCCCCTCTTCTAAATCCTTTGGCGGCTTCGTCGCCACAGCAGAACAACCATCACCACCAACACCAGCAGCAGTCGCGGAAGACGTTTCCGCCTAAAGTCGTGAAGTGGAAGGCAGATGAGATGATCGGTTTCACCGTACCGAGAAAAGCTCGTTCAG CAGCTACAAAAAGGACACATGAAATGGCTCCAGTTTTAGGAGCTGGAggtggcggcggaggcggagAGCAGATCACCCAGCAAACATCCATTTCTCCGTCGAGGCTGAGCCCCGCTTCCACCTCCCAACTCTCACCGTCTTCTTCCAATGGCTCCCTTCGGAAAAAGATG AAGCCGATCAGCGGAGCCAAGCACCGGCCGCCAAAGATATCCAAATCGGCATCTTTGAGCCAAGATGAGATCGAGATCGAGGTCGCCGAGGTTCTGTACGGGATGACGAGGCAATTCGAGTCTCTTCCGGAGCAGGACAGCCACAAGCTGGAGGCACGGGATGTGGATGGCGGGTCGGGCAATGAAACTAAATCGAGAGTGTCATCACCAAGCTCAATGTCGCCatctccggcagcacttccgtcaTCCAATTTACATTCTATTCCTACTCCGTTGCCTACTATTG CTCCGAAGAGAAAAAGGCCGAGACCTGTGAAGTTTGACGAAGAAGGCCCCACAAGTCCAGTGCCTTCCATTGCCAAAGTGGATTCAGATAACCAGATTAAAACAGAGGCTTCATCGCCAAGATTGGAGAAGAATGTTGCATTTAATTCCCTAAAAAATGGCGGTGGGTCCATTGATGTTTTGGCCTCTCAGGATGGGTTATCCGTTGTACAACAGCAGGAGTCAGCAAAGAAGGAGAAGAATAAGATTCAGGATTTGCATCCATTGACAACAGTCTCAAACATTGGGGACAAAATGGAAAACAAGCAAGAGCTCGTTGCACCTGTCAAAGGATCTGCTCGGACTGACTTGGATGCTACAAAGAT ATCCTTGGATAACCTGAAGGAGAAGTTGAAGATTGATCTGATG GCACCTCCTCCAGGAAAGCTGTCTCCAGAGAGGGATGACTTTGAGCCAGAACAAAAGCCACAGGGCACAAACGTTGAAATG GGATCAAAAGTGAACAAGGATAAGGCAGAGGCAAAGCCTGCAGAGAGTACATTGATGAGAGATGAACGACAGATTGAGAAGTCTGCTCAGAAAGATATTGATCTGAAGAAGCAAGTAGTAATCACACAGAATCTTGACCTTCAAGTTGATTTGGGAAAGCCGAAGAAAGATGATAGTGGCTTTGACAAAGTGCAAATCCACAGGCAGCAAGTGAAAGATTCTAAAGTAGAGCCTAAACAAGAGAAGTCTG CATCGGCATCCTCGCTCCATATGCCATTGACTGTTGGAACTTGGCCAGGGGTTTTTCCTCCCTTTGG GTACATGGGTCAAGTTCCATCTGTGCAAGCTGTTGTTGCTACTGATAGAAATGCAGATCCTTCGGGTTCCTTGCAG CCACCAGCCTTTCTTCAAATGCATCCCCGACCAAAGCGCTGTGCTAGGCATTGCTATGTCGCACAGATGATATCCAACCACCAGAAGTTTGCACGGATGAATTGTTTCTGGACTGCTGCAGCTGGAGCTACACCTTTGTACGGGGCCAAGCCATATAATCCTAATATGGTTCCACCTTCAGATGCTGCTATCCCTATAAATCCCATGCAGGGAAGCTTTCCAGGGGCTAACATGGGTGCATTGCAAGATACCAAGGGGACACCAGAGTTAACATCATATATGGGTAATATCACACAGGAGAAAATGCAAATCATGGATACTGCCCAGAGAAAGCCACTAATTCTCCAGCAGATGCCTCAGTCTGGATCAGCAAACAACACTCCG CATGGGCCTGCATTCGTTTTCCCTGTCAACCAGCAGCAGGCCACAGCTGCTTCCAGTAGGCCTGGGACAGCAAAAGCTTCTGTGGGCTCTGGTGCTGAGGTGCGGGCATCTGGTGCCTTGAATTCTGCTGTGGGGAGCTGCGGGGGTGGTGGGTCGGTGAATCCAGTGAACATGAGCTTTGCTAGTTTGCCTCCTAATGAAGCTCAGTACCTGGCTTTTCTTCAGAACAATGTGTATCCTTTTCCTATTCCTGCCCATATTACAGGGGCTCCATCATTTCGAGGAACAAGTAATCCTCAAGCAATGCCCTTCTTCTACCCTCCTCACATGCTTCACCCATCACAAATAcgaccgcagcagcagcagcaaccagCAGGGCCACTACCTCATGTTCAACAGAGTCACCAGAGTCCAATCACTTTGAGCGGGCCTTCCTTGCAGAAACATCTGCAGCAATTACACCACATTGGGGGAGGTGGTTCTGGTGCTGCTGGTGCAAGTTCTAATGGTTTTCCAGCCATTAATCAGCAACAGGGCCTCCTGTCTCAGCATGCTCGTCCCAAGGAGTGCAATAAGGACATGGAAGATAACCTTCCCACTGCTAATG CTGCTAGAAAAATGTGCAATAATGGGGTTCATCGTGATAAGCAGCCAATTAATCATCAGGCACAACAAAAGCAGAACATGATGGTAGAGCTTACACCACCTCAAGCTTTTACAATACCCTTTGCATCCTTTGGTGGGTCTGGAACTGCAATACCAGGTCTCGACTTCTCTTCCGTGGCACAAAATCATGCCATTACATATAGCCTCCCAGAAATGTCTAAACATGGCTACCACCAGATTGGCACAGCTGCAGTTGCTGCAGCTGCTCAAGCGACAGAACAGAAGGTCCACCAAATGTCAGAAGATGGGAAATCTGTTGCCAGGGAGTTGATGAACACAAATGTGAGTGGTGAAGAAGGTAGAAAGATTATGACTGTAAGCAAAGGTCCACAGCATTCTCTTTCATTTGCAAAAGGAGATGGTGAATCTTCCATCTCATCTGTTCTCAATAACAGCATCATTGATATCTCTTCCCGGTCAGTAAACCCCATTCAATCTCCTGCAAATGGCAGTAGATCTGCTGACCGTTCTGCTGGCACGGCTACAACTACAACTCTTGTTCCCAACTCCCAACCACAGCAACAACATCTAATTCATCTTCAGCAGCAACCGCTGCAGATGCAGCACCATCCTGTATCATCTCGTTCAAAGCCCTCAGCCTCAAGCAACAATACTAATATCCATCCTGAGAGTCTGCCGGGAGGTTCTACCATTGCTAAGTTCCCTCATGCTCTAACTGGCTTTTCTCAGGCTCTTGGACAAGGTGGCAGCCCGATCCAGTGGCCTCAGGGCAAGACATCTGCTGGAAGAGGTGTGGATCCTTCTGCAGTCACACCTACTCAGGTGATGATGAACAATGTTCTCCAACTGCAAGGCAGAACGACCCAACAGCCGTTTCCCGCCCAAAGCCACCAAACCCAGATTTCATTTGGCATGAATTCAAATAAAGTGGTACCTCCAGGGGGTCAACATCTCTCTGGAGCTTGTGGAAGTCCATCTCCATCATCTGCCACTATTGCTGTTGGATCGCCCTCAAGTTCAGTCTCCAAGAGTGCTGGTGGGAGTCCAAGTGCATCTGCAAGCATAAAACCCAGTCCTCAAACCTCTGCAGTTTTGCTTCATCAACAATCAAGTGTAAAGCAATCGGCATCAAGCTCTAGCTCAAAATCAATAACTATGGGTAACCCAAATGTGCTACCCATTCTTGGACACCCCCAGAAAGTTCCTCCGCCTGCCCCCAGCTCTAACAGTAAGCTGCAGCAGCAGCCTCAGCAACCAAAGCAGCAAGCTTTCTCCGAGGGCCAGCTGTTCTTCTCTAATTCGCACATGCAACAGGTCCAATGTGCTCAATCCGGTGGTTCTGCTCCCATTGCTGCTCAATACTATCAAAAGCGCCAGTCTGAATCACAAACACGACAGtctcaacagcagcagcaacaaagcTCAACATCATCTTCCACTGGGATGCTTTCCCTTTGTGCCCCCTCCGCACTTACACTGGCTGGTGTTTCCGCCACATCTGATCCTGCAAAGGCCATGGCTGCGGCCAACAGCATGAAGGGTCTGCCTCCACCTAGCTTTCTTAATGCGACTCAGCTGGCTGCGGCTGCTCAGTCTGCCTCTGGCTCTCCTCGCCATCCAATGTCTGCTGCATTCACTTATATGTCTATGCCACCATTTTCCATGAAGCCATCGACTGATCACAAACCTG GAAGTGACAATTTACAAGCCTGTTGGCAGCCTGAGAAGAGGTAA